A DNA window from Arachis hypogaea cultivar Tifrunner chromosome 18, arahy.Tifrunner.gnm2.J5K5, whole genome shotgun sequence contains the following coding sequences:
- the LOC112770453 gene encoding serine decarboxylase-like — translation MVDISNCMLSSGEEENHIEIQESNNDEHHSLAITNYTGEARHDLSASINRFVETLNHFNLRNLGYPANQELKYDGLGALLNYHINNAGDPFKGSSFCLNSSEFEVCVLDWFAKLWQIQKGHYWGYVTTGGTEGNLHGILIGREQLPDGILYTSQDSHYSIFKIARMYRMQCVKVATLISGEIDCNDLKALLLVHRNKPAIINLNIGTTMKGGVDDLDLVIQTLEECGFTSDRFYIHCDGALFGVMLPFLMKAPKITFQKSIGSVTISGHKFLGCPIPCGVVITRLKYINNALSKDVEIIGSRDATITGSRCGHAPIFLWYCLKSKGLKGLKKDVEKCIMNASYLHGRLRGAGIGAMLNEFSNIVVFERPQLNDDFIRRWSLACEGKIAHVVVMQHVTTKMLDSFVSEFLQRRFQAQCIADHVGSSNCSCSMHDGFLH, via the exons ATGGTTGATATCAGCAATTGCATGCTCTCATCAGGAGAAGAAGAGAACCATATTGAAATCCAAGAGAGTAATAATGATGAACACCACAGTCTTGCCATCACCAACTACACCGGAGAGGCACGACATGATTTGAGTGCATCAATTAATCGCTTCGTGGAGACTCTAAATCACTTCAACTTGCGCAATTTGG GGTACCCTGCTAATCAAGAGTTGAAGTATGATGGATTGGGAGCATTGCTTAATTATCACATaaacaatgcaggagatccatTTAAAGGGAGCAGCTTTTGTCTAAACTCATCAGAATTCGAAGTGTGCGTGCTTGATTGGTTTGCAAAGTTATGGCAGATACAGAAGGGTCACTACTGGGGATACGTCACTACCGGTGGGACTGAAGGAAATCTTCATGGCATTTTAATAGG GAGAGAACAACTTCCAGATGGAATTCTATATACTTCACAGGATTCACATTATTCAATATTCAAAATAGCAAGAATGTATCGAATGCAATGCGTGAAGGTTGCCACTTTGATCTCTGGTGAGATTGATTGCAATGATCTAAAGGCTTTACTACTTGTTCACAGGAATAAGCCAGCCATCATCAATCTTAACATAG GGACAACTATGAAAGGAGGAGTTGACGACCTTGATCTTGTAATACAAACACTTGAAGAATGTGGTTTCACTTCTGATCGATTCTACATTCACTGCGATGGAGCATTGTTTGGAGTGATGCTGCCTTTTCTCATGAAA GCACCAAAGATTACCTTCCAGAAATCCATTGGAAGTGTAACTATTTCTGGCCATAAGTTCTTGGGATGTCCAATTCCATGTGGTGTTGTAATAACTCGTTTGAAATACATCAATAATGCCCTATCCAAGGATGTTGAAATCATTGGTTCAAGGGATGCTACAATAACAG GTAGCCGTTGTGGACATGCCCCTATCTTCCTTTGGTATTGTCTGAAAAGCAAAGGATTAAAAGGGCTTAAGAAAGACGTTGAGAAGTGCATAATGAATGCAAGTTACTTACATGGTCGATTGCGTGGTGCTGGCATTGGTGCAATGTTGAATGAGTTTAGTAACATCGTTGTGTTTGAGAGGCCTCAATTAAATGATGACTTTATTCGTAGGTGGAGTTTGGCGTGCGAAGGGAAAATTGCGCACGTTGTTGTCATGCAGCACGTGACCACTAAAATGCTTGACTCTTTTGTTAGTGAGTTTCTTCAGAGAAGGTTTCAGGCTCAGTGCATTGCAGACCATGTTGGTTCCTCAAATTGTTCTTGTTCGATGCATGATGGTTTTCTTCATTGA